A stretch of the Rhodospirillaceae bacterium genome encodes the following:
- the asnB gene encoding asparagine synthase (glutamine-hydrolyzing): protein MCGIAGSTTATSDVLQTMGARLRHRGPDSDGTWQAPGGILGLAHTRLKVIDLSDGGHQPMVSDDRRFALVFNGEIYNYKALRRDLESKGESFRSDSDTEVLFVLLRREGKKALARLVGMFSFAFWNGESGELLLARDRLGIKPLVYAPLANRQIAFASEIEALRAHPGIDLNIDRQAVSEFLACLYVPQPLCIHKGIRKLPPGHTLTWRAGTTTIEPYWQPAFKGTRQPTLDEAVEEILPLVRQSVIDRLVADVPVGCFLSGGIDSSVIAALMAEESKAQGGPAIKTFTMTFDEATYDERAAAKQVADHIGSDHTELPASSDLASRLNKTLKAFGEPFGNPTSLLIDDLSRKAREHVTVALVGDGGDEVFAGYPRYKGGLWAQKYRHLPGWLRRGVVAPIAGLIPESTEGRHGLRRAREFLTSASLPDANMYAAWVEYFSPEERAQMLPEDTAPKSPIAELYQKSPSDHPLDAMQQTDLQSFLPSNLLAYGDAMSMRHSLELRLPLIDHRLVDAVGTLAPGLRVQDGMKTLLRAVAQKLLPTHIVDAPKRGFNPPMGVWLKNDLASMVKDRLTPERMADVGLAWEPIDQLLSEHHGSRRDHSLKVWALLVLDTWRDSRRGSIN from the coding sequence ATGTGCGGTATAGCCGGCAGCACGACTGCCACCAGCGATGTTCTCCAGACGATGGGCGCGCGGTTGCGCCACCGGGGACCCGACAGCGATGGCACCTGGCAAGCACCTGGCGGGATTTTGGGACTGGCCCATACCCGGCTCAAGGTTATTGATCTTAGCGACGGCGGCCATCAACCGATGGTCTCTGACGACAGACGGTTCGCGCTGGTCTTCAACGGCGAAATCTACAATTACAAAGCCTTACGACGTGACCTTGAATCAAAGGGTGAGTCGTTTAGATCGGACAGTGATACCGAAGTGCTGTTCGTGCTGTTGCGTCGGGAGGGGAAAAAGGCTTTGGCCCGGCTCGTCGGTATGTTTTCTTTTGCATTCTGGAACGGAGAATCGGGTGAGCTGTTACTGGCCCGCGACCGACTTGGCATCAAGCCGTTGGTCTATGCGCCTCTCGCCAATCGACAAATCGCCTTTGCCTCCGAAATCGAAGCACTTCGCGCGCATCCTGGGATTGATCTCAATATTGACCGCCAAGCGGTATCAGAATTTCTCGCCTGTCTTTATGTTCCCCAACCGCTCTGTATTCATAAGGGCATCCGTAAACTGCCGCCCGGTCATACACTGACGTGGCGCGCTGGAACCACAACCATCGAGCCCTATTGGCAGCCTGCATTTAAGGGAACCCGGCAGCCCACCCTGGATGAAGCTGTCGAGGAAATCTTGCCCTTGGTACGCCAATCCGTGATCGACCGGCTGGTAGCCGACGTTCCGGTCGGATGCTTTTTATCCGGCGGAATTGATAGCTCTGTCATTGCAGCCTTGATGGCAGAAGAATCGAAAGCTCAAGGTGGGCCTGCGATCAAGACCTTCACCATGACCTTCGATGAAGCCACCTATGATGAGCGTGCCGCCGCCAAGCAGGTCGCCGACCACATCGGCAGCGACCATACGGAACTGCCCGCGAGTTCAGATCTCGCCTCGCGCCTAAACAAAACTCTGAAGGCATTTGGTGAACCCTTTGGAAATCCGACATCATTGCTGATAGACGATCTTTCCAGGAAGGCCCGCGAACATGTGACGGTCGCATTGGTCGGTGATGGCGGGGACGAAGTCTTCGCCGGGTATCCCCGCTACAAGGGCGGCCTGTGGGCACAAAAATATCGGCACCTACCGGGATGGCTTCGACGCGGCGTTGTTGCCCCAATAGCAGGCCTCATTCCGGAAAGCACCGAGGGCCGTCATGGACTTAGGCGGGCACGGGAGTTTTTAACTTCGGCCAGCCTTCCTGATGCGAATATGTACGCCGCCTGGGTCGAATATTTTTCGCCGGAAGAACGCGCTCAGATGTTACCAGAGGATACGGCACCGAAAAGTCCCATCGCCGAGCTTTACCAAAAATCGCCCTCAGACCACCCGCTTGATGCCATGCAGCAAACCGATCTGCAATCGTTCCTGCCAAGTAATTTATTGGCCTACGGTGATGCCATGAGCATGCGGCATAGTTTGGAACTACGGCTGCCGCTGATTGACCATCGCTTGGTCGATGCCGTCGGAACCTTAGCTCCGGGGCTTAGGGTTCAAGATGGCATGAAGACACTGCTACGCGCCGTGGCCCAGAAGTTATTGCCCACACATATCGTCGATGCACCAAAGCGGGGATTTAATCCGCCCATGGGGGTTTGGCTGAAAAACGATTTAGCCAGCATGGTGAAAGACCGGCTGACCCCTGAACGAATGGCGGATGTCGGCCTCGCATGGGAGCCAATCGACCAGCTGCTGAGCGAACATCACGGCAGCCGTCGCGATCATTCGCTCAAAGTCTGGGCGTTGTTGGTTCTTGATACGTGGCGGGATTCTAGGCGAGGGTCGATAAACTAA
- a CDS encoding sulfatase-like hydrolase/transferase, with the protein MNKFNHNVLNITVVYFGIISLGLSQPLFNVVELFQREFQISLTGLILIVICFQYVVTGLLVLFRLILGKWGEKFDYVVYLGALISLLRQLQINYLETEFLSPSQKTGVAIVLILGAIVAILLFKRVIDQFSYFLGMVSPILGIYFVITMMPHVAIGDTRTVDQINSAPTPSNPPIIFIVLDELSLPLLLNNEGDIDKSKYPNFYALAHESVWFRQAISNYPSSSLSFPSFLTGRLNLNKNDMKFPQDVETLPPTSLPRFLIKKGYNVSILTDFFGCKGKDFECPRYLSDQNFNFIWRIFSKFVQEFGPDYLVDRYLPFLHGGLLNFQYESVLHVAKTAKSDTFYLVHLLTTHAPYVFAETGDYLYSPDLKMGTGANYSNTLLNYKKQVTYQDKQLGKLIESFKKSGLYEKAVIAIIADHGNCWTAKCPGRVYPSQIRTIEPSLPKIPVFIRAPGLKPRVDDGDFQLIDIMPTIIDAAGFSAGELTGIDGRSALLGIETTRPRNFILQSSGESVDVGLPVRRIIVKSE; encoded by the coding sequence ATGAATAAATTTAACCACAATGTATTGAATATTACAGTCGTCTATTTCGGCATAATTTCGCTTGGACTTTCTCAACCCCTCTTTAATGTCGTTGAGCTTTTTCAACGCGAGTTTCAGATCAGTCTCACTGGATTAATTCTGATCGTCATATGTTTTCAATACGTTGTGACGGGACTTCTAGTTTTATTTAGGTTGATCCTAGGCAAGTGGGGCGAGAAATTTGATTATGTGGTTTATTTAGGGGCCCTTATCAGCCTATTGAGGCAGCTTCAGATAAACTATTTAGAAACGGAATTCCTTTCCCCGTCACAAAAGACTGGCGTGGCAATCGTCTTAATTTTAGGGGCGATTGTCGCAATTTTATTATTCAAACGGGTAATTGATCAATTTAGTTATTTTCTTGGAATGGTCTCTCCAATCTTAGGCATCTATTTTGTAATTACTATGATGCCGCACGTCGCAATTGGCGATACACGAACTGTGGATCAAATAAACTCAGCCCCCACACCATCTAACCCACCAATCATTTTCATTGTTTTAGACGAATTAAGCCTGCCCCTGCTTCTGAACAATGAGGGTGATATAGACAAATCAAAGTATCCAAACTTTTATGCGCTTGCTCACGAAAGCGTCTGGTTTCGACAGGCAATATCCAATTATCCAAGTTCTAGCCTCTCCTTTCCAAGCTTCCTTACAGGCAGGCTTAACCTAAACAAAAATGACATGAAGTTTCCCCAAGACGTGGAAACTTTGCCTCCGACGAGTCTCCCGCGGTTCCTAATTAAAAAGGGATATAATGTATCCATTTTAACCGATTTTTTTGGCTGCAAAGGCAAAGACTTTGAATGTCCCCGATACCTTTCTGATCAGAATTTTAACTTTATTTGGCGTATATTTTCAAAGTTTGTTCAGGAGTTTGGGCCAGATTATTTAGTCGATCGATATCTTCCATTTTTACATGGTGGGCTTTTGAATTTCCAATATGAATCCGTGCTGCACGTGGCAAAAACGGCCAAGTCAGATACGTTTTATCTTGTCCATTTATTGACGACCCACGCACCATATGTTTTTGCGGAAACGGGAGACTACCTTTATTCACCTGATCTAAAAATGGGCACTGGCGCAAATTATTCCAATACTCTTTTAAATTATAAAAAGCAGGTGACGTACCAAGACAAACAACTTGGAAAGTTGATAGAATCATTTAAAAAATCTGGTCTCTATGAAAAAGCAGTCATTGCCATAATTGCAGATCATGGAAACTGTTGGACAGCTAAGTGTCCTGGACGCGTGTACCCAAGCCAAATTAGAACCATTGAACCCAGTCTCCCCAAAATTCCGGTATTTATTCGGGCACCGGGACTTAAGCCCAGAGTTGATGATGGTGATTTTCAACTTATCGATATCATGCCAACAATTATTGATGCTGCGGGCTTCTCTGCAGGCGAGCTGACAGGTATAGACGGAAGGTCCGCGCTTCTTGGCATAGAGACAACTCGACCGAGGAATTTTATTTTACAGTCATCTGGGGAAAGTGTTGACGTTGGTTTACCGGTTCGCCGTATTATTGTAAAATCTGAGTAA
- a CDS encoding mannose-1-phosphate guanylyltransferase/mannose-6-phosphate isomerase, with amino-acid sequence MTILSKIIPIILSGGSGTRLWPQSRNSFPKQLLPFVSDHSLLQETALRLTEDQIFARPVVVCNLEHRFLILDQLREVSVEPADVIVEPTGRNTAPAAAVAALCAVETDPEAILFLLPSDHAIQNQAAFLNVVNLAAASAKAGHLVTFGIEPHAPETGYGYINKGAPLNGLTGCCAVESFVEKPDVKTAEGYLETGSYLWNSGMFVFRAGVYLEELERLNPAILTSCRKALAAGGTDENFQFLDKNAFSESPSLSIDYAVMEHTDKAAVVPADMGWSDVGTWKSLWQATEKDTDGNVLKGDVLSINSKNSYISSQDQLVAVVDLEDIAVIETEDAVLVMPLDKSQDVRDVVKRLKSDGREDYLTHPRVYRPWGNYKTMDKDEGFQVKRLTVNPGQRLSLQKHQHRTEHWTVVDGIARITIGTSISDVMENNTVLIPAGTVHRLENITSDPLVVIEVQYGSYLGEDDIERLEDDYGQAMKIPPESDPGIS; translated from the coding sequence ATGACGATATTATCTAAAATTATCCCCATCATCCTCTCTGGCGGATCAGGTACGCGGCTTTGGCCGCAATCGCGGAACTCGTTTCCAAAGCAGCTGCTACCGTTTGTGTCGGATCATAGCTTGCTGCAGGAAACTGCGTTGCGATTAACCGAAGACCAGATTTTTGCGCGCCCTGTTGTGGTTTGTAATCTCGAGCATCGGTTCCTTATTTTAGATCAATTGCGTGAGGTTTCTGTAGAACCTGCCGATGTCATCGTTGAACCCACCGGGCGCAATACGGCCCCTGCCGCTGCCGTTGCCGCACTTTGTGCTGTTGAAACGGATCCTGAAGCGATCCTTTTCTTATTGCCCTCAGATCACGCAATCCAAAACCAAGCCGCGTTTTTGAATGTCGTTAACTTGGCCGCAGCATCTGCCAAAGCCGGGCATTTGGTCACCTTTGGAATTGAGCCGCACGCTCCTGAAACGGGCTACGGGTATATCAACAAGGGTGCGCCCTTGAACGGACTAACAGGATGCTGTGCGGTTGAGAGCTTTGTCGAAAAACCAGACGTGAAAACGGCCGAGGGTTATCTTGAAACAGGATCTTATCTTTGGAACAGTGGCATGTTTGTCTTCAGGGCGGGCGTCTATCTGGAAGAACTGGAACGTCTGAATCCCGCAATCCTTACGTCCTGTCGAAAGGCACTGGCGGCCGGCGGCACGGATGAAAATTTTCAATTTTTAGATAAGAACGCATTTTCTGAAAGCCCGTCGCTCTCCATCGATTATGCCGTCATGGAGCACACCGATAAAGCAGCCGTGGTCCCTGCCGACATGGGATGGAGTGATGTTGGCACATGGAAATCCCTTTGGCAGGCGACTGAAAAAGATACGGATGGCAACGTGCTAAAAGGCGATGTTCTATCGATCAATTCTAAAAACTCTTATATTTCCAGCCAAGACCAATTGGTTGCCGTGGTCGACCTGGAAGACATTGCCGTGATTGAGACCGAAGACGCTGTCTTGGTCATGCCATTGGACAAATCGCAAGACGTACGTGACGTCGTGAAGCGTCTGAAGTCCGATGGACGCGAAGACTACCTGACCCACCCCAGGGTCTACCGCCCTTGGGGCAATTACAAGACCATGGACAAAGACGAGGGGTTTCAGGTTAAGCGCCTGACGGTAAATCCTGGCCAACGCCTCAGTCTTCAAAAACACCAGCACCGCACCGAACATTGGACTGTGGTCGATGGCATCGCACGAATTACGATAGGAACCAGCATCTCAGACGTTATGGAAAACAATACGGTTCTAATTCCAGCTGGCACGGTTCACCGTCTGGAGAACATAACATCCGACCCCTTGGTTGTGATCGAGGTCCAATACGGCAGCTATCTGGGCGAAGACGATATAGAACGCTTGGAAGATGATTATGGCCAAGCCATGAAGATTCCCCCCGAGTCCGATCCCGGAATCAGCTAG